One Streptomyces sp. R28 DNA window includes the following coding sequences:
- a CDS encoding DNA repair helicase XPB — MNGPLIVQSDKTLLLEVDHEQADDCRRAIAPFAELERAPEHIHTYRVTPLGLWNARAAGHDAEQVVDALVQYSRYPVPHALLVDIAETMDRYGRLTLSKHPAHGLVLTSTDRPVLEEVLRSKRIAPLVGARIDPDTVVVHPSERGQIKQTLLKLGWPAEDLAGYVDGEAHPIELAEDGWALRPYQKQAVENFWHGGSGVVVLPCGAGKTLVGAGSMAQAKSTTLILVTNTVSARQWKHELMKRTSLTEEEIGEYSGTRKEIRPVTIATYQVLTTKRKGVYPHLELFDSRDWGLIVYDEVHLLPAPVFKFTADLQARRRLGLTATLVREDGRESDVFSLIGPKRFDAPWKEIEAQGYIAPADCVEVRVNLTDAERLAYATAETEEKYRFCATTDTKRKVTEAIVRRFAGQQILVIGQYIDQLDELGEHLNAPVIKGETSNAQREKLFNAFREGEISVLVVSKVANFSIDLPEATVAVQVSGTFGSRQEEAQRLGRVLRPKADGHKAHFYSVVARDTIDQDFAAHRQRFLAEQGYAYRIMDADELLAES; from the coding sequence GTGAATGGTCCACTGATCGTCCAGTCCGACAAGACCCTGCTCCTGGAAGTCGACCACGAGCAGGCCGACGACTGCCGTCGGGCCATCGCGCCGTTCGCGGAGCTGGAGCGGGCGCCGGAGCACATCCACACGTACCGGGTGACGCCGCTGGGGCTGTGGAACGCGCGCGCGGCGGGGCACGACGCCGAGCAGGTCGTGGACGCGCTGGTGCAGTACAGCCGCTATCCGGTGCCGCACGCGCTGCTGGTCGACATCGCCGAGACGATGGACCGGTACGGCCGCCTGACCCTGAGCAAGCACCCGGCCCACGGGCTGGTCCTGACGAGCACCGACCGTCCGGTCCTGGAGGAGGTGCTCCGCTCCAAGCGGATCGCGCCCCTGGTCGGTGCCCGTATCGACCCGGACACCGTCGTCGTCCATCCCTCCGAGCGAGGGCAGATCAAGCAGACCCTGCTGAAGCTGGGCTGGCCCGCCGAGGATCTCGCGGGGTACGTCGACGGCGAGGCGCATCCGATCGAGCTGGCCGAGGACGGGTGGGCGCTGCGGCCGTATCAGAAGCAGGCCGTGGAGAACTTCTGGCACGGCGGCAGCGGGGTCGTGGTCCTGCCCTGTGGGGCTGGGAAGACCCTGGTCGGCGCCGGGTCCATGGCTCAGGCCAAGTCGACGACGCTCATCCTCGTCACCAACACCGTCTCCGCCCGGCAGTGGAAGCACGAGCTGATGAAGCGGACGTCGCTGACCGAGGAGGAGATCGGTGAGTACAGCGGGACGCGGAAGGAGATCCGGCCCGTCACCATCGCCACGTATCAGGTACTCACCACCAAGCGGAAGGGTGTCTATCCGCACCTGGAGCTGTTCGACTCCCGGGACTGGGGGCTGATCGTCTACGACGAGGTGCATCTGCTGCCCGCGCCCGTCTTCAAGTTCACCGCCGATCTTCAGGCCCGGCGGCGGCTCGGGCTCACCGCGACCCTCGTGCGGGAGGACGGGCGCGAGTCCGACGTCTTCTCGCTCATCGGGCCCAAGCGGTTCGACGCTCCCTGGAAGGAGATCGAGGCGCAGGGCTACATCGCGCCGGCGGACTGTGTGGAGGTGCGGGTCAATCTGACGGACGCCGAGCGGCTCGCGTACGCCACCGCCGAGACCGAGGAGAAGTACCGCTTCTGCGCGACGACCGACACCAAGCGGAAGGTCACGGAGGCCATCGTCCGTCGCTTCGCCGGGCAGCAGATCCTGGTCATCGGCCAGTACATCGACCAACTCGACGAACTGGGCGAGCATCTGAACGCCCCGGTGATCAAGGGCGAGACCTCCAACGCCCAGCGCGAGAAGCTCTTCAACGCCTTCCGGGAGGGCGAGATCAGCGTCCTCGTCGTGTCCAAGGTCGCCAACTTCTCCATCGACCTGCCGGAGGCGACCGTCGCCGTCCAGGTCTCCGGCACCTTCGGCTCCCGCCAGGAGGAGGCCCAGCGCCTCGGCCGCGTCCTGCGTCCCAAGGCCGACGGCCACAAGGCCCACTTCTACTCGGTCGTCGCCCGCGACACGATCGACCAGGACTTCGCCGCCCACCGCCAGCGCTTCCTGGCGGAGCAGGGGTACGCGTACCGGATCATGGACGCGGACGAACTCCTGGCCGAGAGCTGA
- a CDS encoding glycosyltransferase 87 family protein, translating into MADALVYRAEGQAVLRGGDDLYGFTVTEWQLPATYPPFAALLFVPATLIPVTALKATFLAGNALLLAVLVHLSARLSGLARTRLPRRTALCAATAAALWLEPVFQTLLFGQINLALACLVLWDLTRPSGARFRGAAVGIAAGVKLTPAIFIGYLLLRGRHREAGTATVACAGTVALGAAVLPAASLDFWTRRLYETERVGKAWIVDNQSLQGLITRALGDPAPGPAVWALPCAAVALTGLWLAARAAEDRHAILLTAFTALLVSPISWSHHWVWCVPLIAVLLAERRTRTAALVALVFTARTMWLLPHEGDLDLRLPWWQQPLASPYPLLVVPLVLLLPTAEYVITRRMSTRTGAPVLAGPVHCSHDDTAHRGTAPGPGGRG; encoded by the coding sequence ATGGCCGACGCACTGGTCTACCGGGCGGAAGGACAGGCGGTCCTGCGCGGCGGCGACGACCTCTACGGCTTCACCGTCACCGAGTGGCAGCTCCCCGCCACCTACCCGCCCTTCGCGGCCCTCCTCTTCGTCCCGGCGACACTGATCCCGGTGACGGCCCTCAAGGCGACCTTCCTGGCGGGCAACGCGCTCCTGCTCGCCGTACTCGTCCACCTCTCCGCCCGGCTGTCGGGCCTGGCGAGGACCCGCCTCCCGCGCCGAACCGCCCTGTGCGCCGCCACGGCCGCGGCCCTCTGGCTGGAGCCGGTCTTCCAGACCCTGCTCTTCGGCCAGATCAACCTCGCCCTGGCCTGTCTGGTCCTGTGGGACCTCACCCGGCCGTCGGGCGCCCGCTTCAGGGGCGCCGCCGTGGGGATCGCGGCCGGGGTCAAGCTGACGCCGGCGATCTTCATCGGGTACCTGCTGCTGCGTGGGCGGCACCGAGAGGCGGGGACGGCGACGGTGGCCTGCGCCGGGACGGTCGCGCTCGGGGCCGCCGTCCTCCCCGCCGCGAGCCTCGACTTCTGGACCCGCCGCCTCTACGAGACGGAGCGCGTGGGCAAGGCCTGGATCGTCGACAACCAGTCGCTGCAGGGGCTGATCACCCGCGCCCTCGGCGACCCGGCACCGGGCCCGGCGGTCTGGGCGCTGCCTTGCGCGGCGGTCGCGCTCACCGGCCTGTGGCTGGCCGCGCGAGCCGCCGAGGACCGCCACGCGATCCTCCTGACGGCGTTCACGGCGCTGCTCGTCTCACCGATCAGCTGGTCCCACCACTGGGTGTGGTGCGTGCCGCTGATCGCCGTGCTCCTGGCGGAGCGCCGTACGCGTACGGCCGCACTCGTGGCCCTCGTCTTCACCGCCCGCACGATGTGGCTGCTGCCGCACGAGGGGGACCTGGACCTGCGACTGCCCTGGTGGCAGCAGCCGTTGGCGTCGCCGTACCCGTTGCTGGTGGTGCCGCTGGTGCTGTTGCTGCCGACGGCTGAGTACGTGATCACCCGGCGGATGAGTACGCGCACCGGTGCCCCGGTCCTTGCCGGACCGGTTCACTGCTCGCATGACGACACAGCACATCGCGGCACAGCCCCCGGCCCGGGCGGACGTGGCTGA
- a CDS encoding UvrD-helicase domain-containing protein, protein MATPVDDPLDPLFRERSHLASSRAALRSMREDVESLDISDVTANWVNAEVLSRQIDERIKALADLSDTPLFFGRLDYLHAPGAEEAEGAEGERFYIGRRHVHDAGGDPMVIDWRAPVSQPFYRASKKDPLDIGLRRRFGYTGGDLTAYEDEHLSDPAEAAQTSKLLQQEIERPRVGPMRDIVATIQPEQDEIVRSGLGGTVCVQGGPGTGKTAVGLHRVAYLLYAHRERLARTGTLVIGPNKSFLHYIEQVLPALGELTVHQATLDDLVAHVEVRGTDDAAAAVIKGDARMAEVLRRAVYAHVTMPTEAVVVVRGSRRWRVPPYEVEEIVSELLARDIRYGAAREALPQRIAHAVLVQMERSGEAPDDRVQDAVARNSAVKAAVKAIWPQVDPAKLVLRLLADADFLAVHAQGLLSEDEQKTILWAKPARSVKSAKWSLADAVLIDETNDIVARTPSLGHVVLDEAQDLSPMQYRAVGRRCTTGSATVLGDLAQGTTPWATRSWDEALAHLGKSEGVIEELTAGFRVPTDVIAYASRLLPHIAPGLTPVVSIRENPGFFEVRGVSETAEVVAACEELLRNEGSIGLIAADARIPALSEALTAAGVSYLAPGEETTRQTRLTLVPASLAKGLEYDYVVLDEPQAVVDGEPDERTGLRRLYVALTRAVSGLIVAHAATLPAQLG, encoded by the coding sequence TTGGCCACGCCCGTCGACGACCCCCTCGACCCGCTCTTCCGAGAGCGCTCCCACCTCGCCTCCTCCCGCGCCGCCCTGCGCTCCATGCGGGAGGACGTCGAGTCCCTCGACATCAGCGACGTCACCGCGAACTGGGTCAACGCCGAAGTCCTCAGCCGCCAGATCGACGAGCGCATCAAGGCCCTGGCCGACCTCAGCGACACCCCGCTGTTCTTCGGCCGGCTCGACTATCTGCACGCACCCGGCGCCGAGGAGGCGGAAGGCGCGGAGGGCGAGCGCTTCTACATCGGGCGCCGGCATGTGCACGACGCCGGGGGCGACCCGATGGTCATCGACTGGCGGGCGCCGGTGTCCCAGCCCTTCTACCGGGCGTCCAAGAAGGACCCGTTGGACATCGGGCTGCGCCGCCGCTTCGGTTACACCGGCGGTGACCTCACGGCGTACGAGGACGAGCACCTCTCCGACCCGGCGGAGGCGGCGCAGACCAGCAAGCTGCTCCAGCAGGAGATCGAGCGCCCGCGCGTCGGACCGATGCGCGACATCGTGGCGACGATCCAGCCGGAGCAGGACGAGATCGTACGGTCCGGGCTCGGCGGGACCGTGTGTGTGCAGGGCGGCCCCGGCACCGGGAAGACGGCGGTGGGCCTGCACCGGGTCGCCTATCTCCTCTACGCCCACCGCGAGCGGCTCGCCCGCACCGGCACGCTCGTCATCGGGCCGAACAAGTCCTTCCTGCACTACATCGAGCAAGTCCTCCCCGCGCTGGGCGAGTTGACGGTCCACCAGGCGACGCTGGATGACCTCGTCGCGCACGTCGAGGTACGCGGCACGGACGACGCGGCGGCCGCGGTGATCAAGGGCGACGCGAGGATGGCGGAGGTGCTGCGGCGCGCCGTCTACGCCCATGTGACCATGCCGACGGAGGCGGTGGTCGTCGTACGCGGATCCCGCCGCTGGCGCGTCCCGCCGTACGAAGTCGAGGAGATCGTCAGCGAGTTGCTGGCCCGCGACATCCGCTACGGCGCCGCCCGCGAGGCCCTCCCGCAGCGCATCGCGCACGCCGTGCTGGTGCAGATGGAGCGGTCGGGCGAGGCGCCGGACGACCGGGTGCAGGACGCGGTGGCCCGCAACAGCGCGGTGAAGGCCGCCGTCAAGGCGATCTGGCCGCAGGTCGACCCGGCGAAACTCGTCCTGCGCCTGCTCGCGGACGCGGACTTCCTCGCCGTACACGCGCAGGGGCTGCTGAGCGAGGACGAGCAGAAGACGATCCTGTGGGCGAAGCCGGCGAGGAGCGTCAAGTCGGCCAAGTGGTCCCTCGCCGACGCCGTGCTGATCGACGAGACGAACGACATCGTCGCGCGCACGCCCTCCCTCGGCCATGTCGTCCTCGACGAGGCGCAGGACCTCTCGCCCATGCAGTACCGGGCCGTGGGCCGTCGCTGTACGACCGGTTCGGCGACGGTCCTCGGCGACCTGGCGCAGGGTACGACCCCCTGGGCGACACGGAGTTGGGACGAGGCGCTGGCCCACCTCGGCAAGTCGGAGGGCGTCATCGAGGAGCTGACGGCCGGCTTCCGCGTCCCGACGGACGTCATCGCGTACGCCTCCCGCCTCCTGCCCCACATCGCACCGGGCCTGACGCCGGTGGTGTCGATCCGCGAGAACCCGGGGTTCTTCGAGGTCCGTGGAGTGTCGGAGACGGCCGAAGTCGTCGCCGCGTGCGAGGAGTTGCTGCGCAACGAGGGCTCGATCGGCCTGATCGCCGCGGACGCCCGGATCCCGGCCCTGTCGGAGGCGCTCACGGCGGCGGGGGTCAGCTACCTGGCCCCGGGTGAGGAGACGACCCGGCAGACCCGCCTGACGCTGGTCCCGGCGTCGCTCGCGAAGGGTCTGGAGTACGACTACGTCGTCCTGGACGAGCCGCAGGCGGTGGTGGACGGGGAGCCGGACGAGCGGACGGGGCTGCGGCGGTTGTACGTCGCCCTGACGCGAGCGGTGTCGGGGTTGATCGTGGCGCACGCGGCGACGCTGCCGGCTCAGCTGGGCTGA
- a CDS encoding copper homeostasis protein CutC, which yields MSERAVLEVIALGVEDAVAAQAGGADRLELVTDMAADGLTPPVETFAGIRAAVDIDLRVMLRLADGFAAGDPDRLVRTAREMRDAGAEEFVLGFLDADGGVDLGAVERVVGELDGCRWTFHRAIDRAADRDALRKQLDGMPGLDTYLTAGSAVGVDDGLPTLVAEAGKGGEPGYEQQILVGGGLSLDHVPRLLAAGIDAFHIGGAARPDGWDGPVSVAAVAQWRAVLDEVSHP from the coding sequence ATGAGCGAGCGTGCAGTCCTGGAGGTGATCGCCCTCGGCGTCGAGGACGCGGTCGCCGCCCAGGCCGGGGGTGCGGACCGGCTCGAACTGGTCACCGACATGGCCGCCGACGGGCTCACCCCGCCCGTCGAGACCTTCGCCGGGATCCGTGCCGCCGTCGACATCGATCTGCGCGTGATGCTGCGGCTGGCGGACGGGTTCGCGGCGGGGGATCCCGACCGGCTGGTGCGGACGGCGCGGGAGATGCGGGACGCCGGGGCCGAGGAGTTCGTGCTCGGGTTCCTCGATGCCGACGGTGGGGTGGACCTCGGCGCCGTCGAGCGGGTGGTGGGCGAGCTGGACGGGTGCCGGTGGACCTTCCACCGGGCCATCGACCGGGCCGCCGACCGGGACGCGCTGCGTAAGCAGCTGGACGGGATGCCGGGGCTGGACACGTATCTCACCGCAGGGTCGGCGGTGGGCGTGGATGACGGGCTCCCCACGCTGGTCGCCGAGGCGGGGAAGGGCGGGGAGCCCGGGTACGAGCAGCAGATCCTGGTGGGGGGCGGGCTGAGCCTCGACCATGTGCCGAGGCTGCTGGCCGCCGGGATCGACGCGTTCCACATCGGCGGGGCGGCGAGGCCGGACGGCTGGGACGGTCCGGTTTCCGTCGCCGCCGTGGCGCAGTGGCGGGCTGTGCTGGACGAGGTATCCCATCCGTAG
- a CDS encoding maleylpyruvate isomerase family mycothiol-dependent enzyme, translated as MTSADVYDVRDPELPGRLLVVERDALVPLLRARSEADFALPTAACPGWSVRDVLAHCSAALMRVVENRFEEGVFSPESNDRDIAERADWTGARVVDELERGMTEAGPVIAKASGVLDVIALGEWVHAGDVRDVLGEPGAYAGPGLPDALRLLAWLTRERRHVPLHADLDDVDEPLRLGDPAAPHPPGRYIGDAATLVRLYAGRPVEGASYELAGVEAGELNIFR; from the coding sequence ATGACTTCTGCTGACGTGTACGACGTACGGGATCCCGAGCTGCCGGGGCGGCTGCTGGTCGTCGAGCGGGACGCGCTGGTTCCGCTGTTGCGGGCGAGGTCGGAGGCGGACTTCGCGCTGCCGACCGCCGCGTGTCCGGGGTGGTCGGTGCGGGATGTGCTGGCGCACTGCTCGGCCGCGTTGATGCGGGTGGTGGAGAACCGGTTCGAGGAGGGCGTCTTCTCGCCCGAGTCCAACGACCGGGACATCGCCGAGCGGGCCGACTGGACCGGCGCACGGGTCGTCGACGAGCTGGAGCGCGGGATGACGGAGGCCGGGCCGGTGATTGCCAAGGCGAGCGGGGTGCTGGACGTGATTGCGCTGGGGGAGTGGGTGCACGCGGGTGATGTACGGGACGTGCTCGGGGAGCCGGGGGCGTACGCCGGGCCCGGGTTGCCGGACGCGCTGCGGCTGCTGGCGTGGCTCACCCGGGAGCGGCGGCATGTGCCCCTGCATGCCGACCTGGACGACGTCGACGAGCCCCTGCGCCTGGGCGACCCGGCGGCCCCGCACCCACCGGGGCGGTACATCGGGGACGCCGCCACCCTCGTACGGCTGTATGCGGGGCGGCCGGTGGAGGGGGCGTCCTATGAGCTGGCGGGGGTGGAGGCGGGGGAGCTGAACATCTTCCGCTGA
- a CDS encoding HD domain-containing protein, whose amino-acid sequence MADLDALRTRFARALDATRSPATTPDPAPYADNLLARWQEPQRHYHTLTHLTAVLDHIDELADHADDPDVVRLAAWFHDAVYLPDRSENEERSARLAERALPEAGVPAERTAEVARLVRLTTSHAPTPDDRDGQVLCDADLAILAAPPSAYAAYTAAVREEYHFVPNDAFREGRAAILRQLLALPSLFSTPYGQQKWAATARYNLSSELEMLSL is encoded by the coding sequence ATGGCCGATCTCGACGCCCTCCGCACCCGTTTCGCCCGAGCCCTCGACGCGACCCGCTCCCCCGCCACCACCCCCGACCCGGCCCCGTACGCCGACAACCTGCTCGCCCGCTGGCAGGAACCACAGCGCCACTACCACACGCTCACCCACCTCACCGCGGTCCTGGACCACATCGACGAGCTGGCCGACCACGCCGACGACCCGGACGTCGTACGCCTCGCCGCCTGGTTCCACGACGCCGTGTACCTCCCCGACCGCTCGGAGAACGAGGAGCGCTCCGCCCGCCTCGCCGAACGCGCCCTGCCGGAGGCCGGTGTCCCCGCGGAGCGGACCGCCGAGGTGGCCCGCCTCGTCCGCCTCACCACCAGCCACGCCCCGACGCCGGACGACCGCGACGGCCAGGTCCTGTGCGACGCCGACCTCGCGATCCTCGCCGCCCCGCCCTCCGCGTACGCCGCCTACACGGCCGCCGTCCGCGAGGAGTACCACTTCGTCCCGAACGACGCCTTCCGCGAGGGCCGCGCCGCGATCCTGCGTCAACTCCTCGCCCTGCCAAGCCTGTTCAGCACTCCGTACGGCCAGCAGAAGTGGGCGGCCACCGCCCGCTACAACCTCTCCTCCGAGCTGGAAATGCTGTCGCTCTGA
- a CDS encoding GNAT family N-acetyltransferase: MRDISGERVQQAVASCVTLLRTVADRDWSAVTAGRMEWDCHETAFHIAEDLIAYAGQLAGRAQDDWVPFEITLEDGTDNHGLIHVIETTGALLTATIRTTPPEVRGFHPYPFRSANREGFATMGVAELLLHTHDIAEGLGLTYEPPAELPEFVLTRIFPHVQPGPDHWRTLLWATGRGDLPGRAPVTEWRWRNNLVIPTERLTLQGVTPAAAADLSAGGDGGFTWVVGGPFEGTREAAGMMVKAYETGVHRPEFGLFVLVRKEDDLTVGGMGFHGVPDEEGRAEVGYDLVEGARGRGYASEALDALSEWALARDDVQLLCAIVDADNLPSQGVASRAGYVRATVEEERAAQEGHDMDPTLRLYVREGRPTAA; the protein is encoded by the coding sequence ATGCGAGACATAAGCGGGGAACGCGTACAACAGGCCGTGGCGAGCTGCGTGACGCTGCTGCGAACGGTGGCGGACCGGGACTGGTCGGCCGTCACGGCGGGGCGGATGGAGTGGGACTGCCACGAGACGGCGTTCCACATCGCCGAGGATCTCATCGCGTACGCCGGCCAGTTGGCGGGCCGCGCCCAGGACGACTGGGTCCCCTTCGAGATCACTCTCGAAGACGGCACCGACAACCACGGCCTGATCCACGTCATCGAGACGACCGGCGCCCTCCTCACCGCCACCATCCGCACCACACCCCCCGAGGTGCGCGGCTTCCACCCGTACCCGTTCCGCAGCGCGAACCGCGAGGGCTTCGCCACGATGGGCGTCGCGGAGCTCCTCCTCCACACGCACGACATCGCCGAGGGCCTGGGCCTGACGTACGAACCGCCCGCCGAACTCCCCGAGTTCGTCCTCACCCGGATCTTCCCGCACGTCCAGCCCGGCCCCGACCACTGGCGCACCCTGCTGTGGGCCACCGGCCGCGGCGACCTGCCCGGCCGCGCGCCGGTCACCGAGTGGCGCTGGCGCAACAACCTCGTCATCCCCACCGAGCGCCTGACCCTCCAGGGCGTCACCCCGGCGGCCGCCGCCGACCTGAGTGCGGGCGGCGACGGCGGGTTCACCTGGGTCGTGGGCGGTCCCTTCGAGGGGACGAGGGAGGCGGCCGGGATGATGGTGAAGGCCTACGAGACGGGCGTGCACCGTCCCGAGTTCGGCCTGTTCGTCCTCGTACGCAAGGAGGACGACCTCACGGTCGGCGGCATGGGCTTCCACGGCGTCCCCGACGAGGAGGGCCGCGCGGAGGTCGGCTACGACCTCGTGGAGGGCGCCCGTGGCCGCGGTTACGCGAGCGAGGCGCTGGACGCACTGTCGGAGTGGGCCCTGGCCAGGGACGACGTACAACTCCTCTGTGCCATCGTCGACGCCGACAACCTCCCGTCGCAGGGCGTGGCCTCGCGCGCCGGGTATGTGCGGGCGACGGTCGAGGAGGAGCGGGCGGCACAGGAGGGGCACGACATGGACCCGACGCTCCGGCTCTACGTCCGCGAGGGGCGGCCCACGGCGGCCTAG
- a CDS encoding PPOX class F420-dependent oxidoreductase gives MSFTDEEIAYLTTNPLARLASLCADEQPDVVPVALEFDGTHFWVGGPRAEVLGTRKFRNVAHGRDKVAFVVDDLLSLEPFVARGIRVYGVADGPVERVGMVGPGHYLRITPTLSWSWNLSDPPRPSGDTWYPMRRAAHA, from the coding sequence ATGTCGTTCACCGACGAGGAGATCGCCTACCTCACCACGAACCCGCTCGCCCGCCTCGCCAGCCTCTGCGCGGACGAGCAGCCCGACGTGGTCCCGGTGGCCCTGGAGTTCGACGGGACCCACTTCTGGGTCGGCGGCCCCCGCGCGGAGGTCCTCGGCACCCGCAAGTTCCGCAACGTCGCCCACGGCCGCGACAAGGTGGCCTTCGTCGTGGACGACCTGCTCTCCCTCGAGCCGTTCGTCGCCCGCGGCATCCGGGTGTACGGCGTCGCGGACGGTCCCGTGGAACGGGTCGGCATGGTGGGCCCCGGTCACTACCTGCGCATCACGCCGACGCTCTCGTGGAGCTGGAACCTGTCGGATCCGCCCCGGCCGTCCGGGGACACCTGGTATCCCATGCGCCGGGCCGCGCACGCGTGA
- a CDS encoding carboxymuconolactone decarboxylase family protein, with translation MNARLNLFENPIAGKVIKHFGAAGKVVQNSPLPLSTQHLVTLRASQINGCGACTDMHSKDAVAAGEDWLRLNLVAAWREATCFTEAERAALELTEQGTRIADGAGGVPDEIWENAAKHYDEEQLGALVILIAMINTFNRLNVMIQQPAGSYQPGQFA, from the coding sequence ATGAACGCCCGCTTGAACCTCTTCGAGAACCCGATCGCCGGCAAGGTCATCAAGCACTTCGGGGCGGCCGGCAAGGTGGTGCAGAACTCGCCGCTGCCGCTCAGCACCCAGCACCTTGTGACGCTCCGGGCCAGCCAGATCAACGGCTGCGGCGCCTGCACCGACATGCACAGCAAGGATGCGGTGGCCGCCGGCGAGGACTGGCTGCGCCTCAATCTGGTCGCTGCCTGGCGGGAGGCCACCTGCTTCACCGAGGCCGAGCGCGCCGCCCTGGAACTCACCGAGCAGGGCACCCGCATCGCGGACGGCGCCGGTGGGGTCCCGGACGAGATCTGGGAGAACGCCGCCAAGCACTACGACGAGGAACAGCTCGGCGCCCTGGTGATCCTGATCGCCATGATCAACACCTTCAACCGGCTGAACGTCATGATCCAGCAGCCCGCGGGCAGCTACCAGCCCGGCCAGTTCGCCTAG
- a CDS encoding DUF4031 domain-containing protein produces the protein MTIYIDPPTWPGHGRMWSHLVSDVSYDELHAFAEELGVPRRAFERDHYDIPSHRYADVVRAGAVEVSSREVVRLLTGAGLRRPKGRAAG, from the coding sequence GTGACGATCTATATCGACCCGCCGACCTGGCCGGGGCACGGCCGGATGTGGTCGCACCTCGTGAGTGACGTGTCGTACGACGAACTGCACGCGTTCGCCGAGGAGTTGGGCGTGCCGCGGCGGGCCTTCGAGCGGGATCACTACGACATCCCGTCGCATCGGTACGCCGATGTGGTGCGCGCGGGTGCCGTGGAGGTCAGCAGCCGTGAGGTGGTGCGGTTGCTGACGGGGGCGGGGTTGCGGAGGCCGAAGGGGCGGGCGGCCGGCTAG
- a CDS encoding MurR/RpiR family transcriptional regulator yields MPQRVKESFGSGSGSRGSGSSPAGPPAGPPPAPAALAAKVRTLAPSMTRSMQRVAEAVAGDPAGCAALTVTGLAELTGTSEATVVRTARLLGYPGYRDLRLALAGLAAQQQSGRAPAITTDIAVDDPIADVVAKLAYDEQQTLADTAAGLDTGQLGAAVSATATARRIDVYGVGASGLVAQDLTQKLLRIGLIAHAHSDPHLAVTNAVQLRAGDVAIAITHSGSTGDVIEPLRVAFERGATTVAITGRPDGPVTQYADHILTTSTARESELRPAAMSSRTSQLLVVDCLFVGVAQRTYETAAPALAASYEALAHRHRR; encoded by the coding sequence GTGCCCCAGAGAGTGAAGGAAAGTTTCGGCAGCGGCAGCGGCAGCCGAGGATCCGGGTCGAGCCCGGCCGGACCCCCGGCCGGACCCCCGCCCGCCCCCGCCGCCCTCGCGGCCAAGGTGCGCACGCTCGCCCCGTCGATGACCCGCTCCATGCAGCGCGTCGCCGAAGCGGTCGCGGGCGACCCGGCGGGCTGCGCGGCCCTCACCGTCACCGGTCTCGCCGAACTCACCGGCACCAGCGAGGCGACGGTCGTGCGCACCGCCCGCCTCCTCGGCTACCCCGGCTACCGCGACCTGCGTCTCGCCCTCGCCGGCCTCGCCGCCCAGCAGCAGTCGGGCCGCGCCCCCGCCATAACGACCGACATCGCGGTGGACGACCCCATCGCCGACGTGGTGGCGAAACTCGCCTACGACGAGCAGCAGACCCTCGCCGACACGGCCGCCGGCCTCGACACGGGCCAGCTGGGAGCGGCGGTGTCGGCCACCGCGACGGCCCGCCGTATCGACGTGTACGGCGTCGGGGCGTCCGGGCTGGTCGCACAGGACCTCACGCAGAAGCTCCTGCGCATAGGGCTGATAGCCCACGCGCACAGCGATCCGCACCTCGCCGTGACGAACGCCGTGCAGCTCCGTGCGGGTGACGTGGCGATCGCCATCACGCACTCCGGGTCGACCGGGGACGTCATCGAGCCGCTGCGGGTCGCTTTCGAGCGCGGGGCGACGACGGTCGCCATCACCGGCCGCCCGGACGGGCCCGTCACTCAGTACGCCGATCACATCCTGACGACGTCCACGGCGCGCGAGAGCGAGTTGCGCCCCGCGGCGATGTCGTCCCGGACCAGTCAGCTGCTTGTGGTGGACTGTCTGTTCGTGGGGGTTGCTCAGCGGACGTACGAGACGGCGGCGCCGGCGTTGGCCGCCTCCTACGAGGCGCTGGCACATCGGCATCGTCGATAG